A single genomic interval of Zobellia nedashkovskayae harbors:
- a CDS encoding patatin-like phospholipase family protein — MQKAILSIGLLFFTLFSVAQDSEKKDIKVGLVLSGGGAKGMAHIGAIKVLEEAGIRVDYIGGTSMGAIVGSLYAAGYTGNQLDSIFRATNFTNLIQDNLPRSAKTFYEKENSEKYAVTLPFDNFKISVPPAYSGGQNVYNELVKFLYPVRNINDFNDLPIPFVCIATDVETGEEVILKDGYLPEAVMASGTLPSLFEPARINGKVLIDGGVVNNYPIEEVRKMGADIIIGVDVQHGLRDRESLLTATEILLQINNYQTVLDMVEKSKKTDIYIKPNMDDYSIIDFNLDDVIIKSGEDAAREKFDALKEVASTQSKRNEEREHIVSTDTLSISHLVIRESENYSRGYVKGKLRFDVDKPTTFSRVHQGISNLAATGNFHTIHYKLQDNADSDEQEMILDLDENKSKSFIRLGAHYDNLYKTAAILNYTRKSLITRDDVSSFDFIIGDNIRYKLRYYVDKGFYWSYGFNSSFNEFEKDVSFDLVRSNFDFQAAANLNSINLDITDFTNQVYVQTVLREEFSFRMGMEHKLLKVSTTTLGQNADAQASATSSSSSDRTFLEKSNFYSAFGQLTFDSYDDKYFPSKGLYFDGDFHFYVFSSDFNDNFKEFSIAKAKLGTAVPFLNNFSFNVEAEGGFKLGTSNVSSFDFVLGGFGTNLINNFTPFFGYDFLALPGNSFVKAYGRLDYEFTPKNHLMFTANYANVDDDLFRTGEWFTLPNYSGYGIGYGWESFMGPMQMHYSWSPEGKSNNFFFSLGYWF; from the coding sequence ATGCAAAAAGCCATTTTAAGTATTGGTTTACTTTTTTTTACCTTGTTTTCCGTAGCGCAAGATTCGGAGAAGAAGGATATTAAGGTGGGCTTAGTGCTCAGTGGCGGTGGCGCTAAGGGAATGGCTCATATTGGTGCTATTAAGGTATTGGAAGAGGCTGGTATCAGGGTTGATTATATTGGTGGAACCAGCATGGGGGCTATTGTAGGTTCTTTATATGCCGCGGGTTATACGGGTAATCAATTAGATTCTATTTTCAGGGCAACCAATTTCACTAACCTTATACAAGATAACTTACCTAGAAGTGCTAAAACTTTTTACGAAAAAGAGAATTCTGAAAAGTATGCGGTTACCCTGCCTTTCGATAATTTTAAAATATCGGTTCCGCCAGCGTATTCAGGTGGTCAGAATGTTTATAATGAGTTAGTCAAATTTTTATATCCAGTGCGGAACATAAATGACTTTAATGATTTACCAATACCATTTGTTTGTATTGCCACGGATGTAGAAACAGGAGAGGAAGTAATTTTAAAAGATGGATATCTGCCGGAAGCTGTTATGGCAAGTGGCACATTGCCCTCACTTTTTGAGCCTGCACGAATTAACGGAAAGGTTTTAATAGATGGCGGAGTAGTAAACAATTACCCTATTGAAGAAGTCCGAAAAATGGGTGCTGATATTATAATAGGAGTTGATGTGCAGCACGGTTTAAGAGATAGAGAATCTCTTTTAACCGCCACGGAGATTTTATTGCAAATCAATAATTACCAAACCGTTCTAGATATGGTAGAAAAGTCTAAAAAGACTGATATCTACATAAAACCTAATATGGATGATTATTCCATAATTGATTTTAATCTAGACGATGTTATTATCAAAAGTGGCGAAGATGCAGCACGGGAAAAGTTTGATGCCTTAAAAGAGGTAGCTTCCACGCAAAGCAAGAGAAATGAGGAAAGAGAGCATATTGTTTCTACAGATACATTAAGTATTAGTCATTTGGTTATAAGGGAAAGTGAAAATTATTCTAGGGGTTACGTAAAAGGAAAATTGAGATTTGACGTAGATAAACCAACAACATTTTCAAGGGTTCATCAAGGTATTAGTAATCTGGCGGCAACGGGTAATTTTCATACAATTCATTATAAATTGCAAGATAATGCGGATAGCGATGAGCAAGAGATGATTCTTGATTTAGATGAAAATAAGAGCAAGTCATTTATACGGTTGGGAGCGCATTATGATAACCTTTATAAAACTGCAGCAATTCTAAATTATACAAGAAAAAGTTTAATTACTAGAGATGACGTTTCTTCGTTCGACTTTATTATTGGAGACAATATTAGATATAAATTACGGTATTATGTAGATAAAGGATTTTATTGGAGTTACGGATTTAATTCTAGTTTTAATGAATTTGAAAAAGATGTAAGTTTTGATTTGGTACGTAGTAATTTTGATTTTCAGGCCGCGGCGAATTTAAATTCCATAAATCTAGATATAACTGACTTTACCAATCAGGTTTACGTCCAAACGGTATTACGGGAAGAGTTTTCTTTTAGGATGGGTATGGAACATAAGCTCTTGAAGGTTAGTACTACTACTTTGGGGCAAAATGCAGATGCGCAGGCGAGCGCAACAAGTAGTAGCTCTAGTGATAGAACGTTTCTTGAAAAAAGTAATTTCTACAGCGCTTTTGGGCAGTTGACTTTTGATTCATATGATGACAAATATTTCCCTTCCAAGGGACTGTATTTTGATGGTGATTTCCACTTTTATGTGTTCTCATCCGATTTTAATGACAATTTCAAAGAGTTTTCAATTGCAAAGGCAAAACTTGGAACGGCAGTACCTTTTTTAAACAATTTTTCGTTTAATGTGGAGGCAGAAGGTGGTTTTAAGTTAGGAACATCTAACGTTTCTAGTTTTGATTTTGTCTTAGGAGGTTTTGGAACCAATCTTATAAATAATTTTACGCCCTTCTTTGGATACGATTTTTTGGCTTTGCCGGGAAATTCCTTTGTAAAGGCTTATGGTAGGTTAGATTATGAGTTTACGCCAAAAAATCATTTAATGTTTACAGCAAATTATGCCAATGTAGATGATGACCTTTTTAGAACAGGAGAATGGTTCACCCTGCCAAATTATTCCGGTTACGGAATTGGTTATGGTTGGGAGTCTTTCATGGGTCCCATGCAAATGCATTATTCTTGGTCTCCTGAAGGTAAGAGTAATAACTTCTTTTTTAGTTTAGGGTATTGGTTTTAA
- a CDS encoding lipoprotein signal peptidase — protein sequence MNLKKSLLIIIAVLLIDQLSKIYIKTHFILGDSVEVFSWFKILFIENSGAAWGAKLSDFLPISEPTGKLVLTVFRLFAVAGIGYWLYDTIQKKSSKTLILAVCLIFAGALGNIIDSVVYGVVFSDSYQQLATAFSDQPYGSLFYGKVVDMLYFPMVDTTWPDWVPYFGGSTFRFFEPVFNIADMAISTGVGVLLVFNKRAFGKAEDEEETTIEETT from the coding sequence ATGAATTTAAAGAAGTCATTGCTCATTATCATAGCAGTATTGTTAATTGATCAGTTGAGCAAAATATATATAAAGACCCATTTTATATTAGGGGATTCCGTTGAAGTTTTTAGTTGGTTCAAGATACTGTTCATTGAGAATTCTGGCGCAGCATGGGGTGCCAAATTGAGTGATTTCCTTCCTATTTCCGAACCCACGGGTAAATTGGTTTTAACAGTATTTAGGCTATTTGCCGTTGCAGGTATAGGGTATTGGTTATATGATACCATACAGAAGAAATCTTCTAAAACCTTAATTCTAGCGGTCTGTTTAATTTTTGCCGGAGCTTTGGGTAATATTATTGATTCTGTGGTCTACGGAGTTGTTTTTAGTGATAGCTATCAGCAATTGGCCACCGCTTTTTCAGATCAACCATACGGTAGTCTTTTCTATGGTAAAGTAGTAGATATGCTCTATTTTCCTATGGTAGATACTACATGGCCGGATTGGGTACCTTATTTTGGGGGCTCTACTTTTCGTTTTTTTGAACCGGTATTCAATATTGCCGATATGGCTATTAGCACTGGTGTAGGCGTTCTTCTAGTTTTCAACAAGAGAGCTTTTGGTAAGGCTGAAGATGAGGAAGAGACAACTATAGAAGAAACGACTTAA
- a CDS encoding TraR/DksA family transcriptional regulator, with the protein MAEDLKVRYSDKDLAEFKVLIEDKIEKAKSHLDLLKSSYMNDGNNGTDDTSPTFKAFEEGSETMSKEANTQLAIRQEKFIRDLKNALLRIENKTYGICRVTGKLIAKERLKLVPHATLSIEAKNMQK; encoded by the coding sequence ATGGCAGAAGATTTAAAAGTTAGGTATTCGGACAAGGATCTTGCCGAATTTAAAGTATTGATCGAGGACAAAATCGAAAAGGCAAAAAGTCATTTAGACTTATTGAAGAGTTCTTATATGAACGATGGTAATAATGGTACAGATGATACCTCGCCAACGTTTAAGGCATTTGAAGAAGGTTCTGAAACGATGAGTAAAGAAGCGAACACACAGTTAGCTATACGTCAAGAGAAATTCATTAGAGATTTAAAAAATGCCCTTTTGCGTATAGAGAACAAAACCTATGGTATTTGTCGTGTTACAGGTAAATTAATTGCTAAAGAGCGTCTTAAACTTGTCCCTCATGCTACTTTAAGTATTGAGGCAAAGAATATGCAGAAGTAA
- the uvrC gene encoding excinuclease ABC subunit UvrC, giving the protein MPQVPVEVQLRTLPQSPGVYQFYDVDDKILYVGKAKNLKKRVSSYFTKNHEYGKTRVLVKKIKLIKHIVVPTESDALLLENNLIKKYRPRYNVLLKDDKSYPWICIKNERYPRIFPTRKLIKDGSEYFGPYTSMKTVRILLDLIKGVYPLRTCNYDLSKEKIEADKYKVCLEYHLGNCNGPCEGFQSLEEYDEQIQDIRRIIKGDFKSSLNYFRSQMKTLASEMKFEEAQQVKEKIEVLENYQVRSTVVNPKINNVDVFSIISDEAYAYINFLQLSHGSITRSHTLEIKKKLDETDADLLALSIIEIRQRFNSLSRELYLPFEVPVEAHLKITVPKLGDKKKILELSERNAKFYRQERFKQSMIIDPDRHTNRIMAQMKKDLHLSEEPRHVECFDNSNIQGSNPVAACVVFRNGKPAKKEYRHYNIKTVDGPDDFASMEEVVFRRYKRLLAEDEALPQLIVIDGGKGQLSSALKSLDILGLRGKIAIVGIAKRLEEIYFPEDPIPLYLDKKSESLKIIQQLRNEAHRFGITFHRNKRSKAAINSKLESIEGIGEKTAEDLLKKFKSVKRIKEASIENLTEIVGMSRAKKIYEAFH; this is encoded by the coding sequence ATGCCCCAAGTGCCTGTAGAAGTTCAATTACGTACATTGCCCCAGAGCCCTGGAGTGTATCAATTTTACGACGTAGATGATAAAATTCTATATGTAGGAAAGGCTAAAAATTTAAAAAAGCGGGTATCCTCTTACTTTACCAAAAATCATGAGTATGGCAAGACACGTGTTCTTGTAAAAAAAATAAAGCTCATTAAGCATATTGTGGTTCCTACGGAGTCTGATGCTTTACTTCTGGAAAACAATCTTATTAAAAAGTATAGGCCAAGGTATAACGTTCTTTTAAAGGATGATAAATCTTATCCCTGGATATGTATTAAAAATGAACGCTATCCTAGAATTTTCCCTACCAGAAAATTAATTAAAGATGGTAGTGAGTATTTTGGTCCTTATACAAGTATGAAGACCGTTAGGATTTTGCTAGACTTAATAAAAGGTGTTTATCCATTGCGGACATGTAACTATGACCTTTCAAAAGAGAAGATAGAAGCGGATAAATACAAAGTATGCTTAGAATATCATTTAGGAAACTGTAATGGCCCTTGTGAAGGTTTCCAGAGTTTAGAGGAGTATGATGAGCAGATTCAGGATATCAGAAGAATAATTAAAGGAGATTTTAAGTCATCATTGAATTATTTCAGGTCTCAAATGAAAACCTTGGCATCAGAAATGAAGTTTGAGGAGGCTCAGCAAGTAAAAGAGAAGATAGAAGTATTAGAGAATTATCAGGTAAGGTCTACTGTCGTTAACCCAAAAATTAATAATGTAGATGTATTTTCGATTATTTCAGATGAGGCATATGCTTATATTAATTTCCTACAATTGTCTCATGGTTCCATAACACGTTCTCATACACTAGAAATAAAAAAGAAGCTTGATGAAACAGATGCTGATCTTCTGGCACTGTCCATAATAGAAATTAGACAACGATTTAATTCTCTTTCTAGGGAACTCTATCTACCTTTTGAAGTTCCGGTGGAGGCACATTTAAAAATTACGGTACCTAAATTAGGTGATAAAAAGAAAATTCTTGAACTGTCTGAGCGTAACGCCAAATTCTATAGGCAAGAACGTTTCAAACAAAGTATGATAATTGATCCGGATAGGCATACTAACAGGATTATGGCACAGATGAAAAAAGATTTACATCTTTCTGAAGAGCCAAGACATGTGGAGTGTTTTGATAATAGTAACATTCAAGGGAGCAACCCAGTTGCAGCTTGTGTAGTATTTAGGAACGGAAAACCTGCCAAAAAAGAATACCGTCATTATAATATTAAGACCGTTGATGGTCCGGATGATTTTGCATCTATGGAAGAGGTGGTTTTTAGGCGCTACAAACGTTTGCTTGCCGAAGATGAAGCTTTACCGCAATTAATTGTTATTGATGGGGGAAAAGGGCAGTTGTCTTCCGCTTTAAAAAGTTTGGATATTCTTGGGTTACGAGGAAAAATAGCCATTGTGGGAATAGCAAAGCGATTGGAAGAAATCTATTTTCCGGAAGATCCTATCCCACTTTATTTAGATAAAAAGTCAGAAAGTTTAAAGATTATTCAGCAATTAAGAAATGAGGCGCATCGCTTTGGTATAACTTTTCATAGAAATAAAAGGAGTAAGGCTGCAATAAATTCTAAATTAGAGAGTATTGAAGGTATCGGTGAGAAAACGGCCGAGGATTTGTTAAAGAAATTCAAGTCAGTAAAACGTATAAAAGAAGCTTCCATAGAAAACCTGACGGAAATCGTTGGCATGTCTAGGGCTAAAAAAATTTATGAAGCTTTTCACTAA
- the ileS gene encoding isoleucine--tRNA ligase, with product MKFAEYKGLDLPKVAEDILDYWKQNQIFEKSVSSREGKPSYVFYEGPPSANGMPGIHHVMARTIKDIFPRYKTMKGFQVKRKAGWDTHGLPIELGVEKELGITKEDIGKKISVEEYNAACKKAVMRYTDVWNRMTEQVGYWVDMKDPYITYKPKYMESVWWLLKEIYDKGLIYKGYTIQPYSPKAGTGLSSHELNQPGTYQDVTDTTVVAQFKAIEESLPDFLQNEGDVYFLAWTTTPWTLPSNTALTVGPNIDYVLVETYNQYTFKPMNVVLAKNLVGKQFSGKFKQVETKPELLEYTSGDKKIPFYVVKEFVGKDLVGIKYEQLLEYALPYQNPENAFRVISGDFVTIDDGTGIVHTAPTFGADDALVAKQASPEIPPLLVLDENNNPVPLVDLQGRFRPEMKEFGGKYVKNEYYETGEEPERSIDVELAIKLKEENKAFKVEKYVHSYPNCWRTDKPILYYPLDSWFIKISDVKDRMFELNKTINWKPKSTGEGRFGNWLANANDWNLSRSRYWGIPLPIWRTEDGKEEIMIGSVAELKSEMAKAVAAGVLEKDIFDDFIVGDLSEENYDKIDLHKNIVDGVILVSASGKPMKRESDLIDVWFDSGSMPYAQWHYPFENKELIDEGKTFPADFIAEGVDQTRGWFYTLHAIGTMVFDSVAYKNVVSNGLVLDKEGKKMSKRLGNAVDPFDTMNEHGADATRWYMISNANPWDNLKFDTEGIVEVKRKFFGTLYNTYSFFCLYANIDAFDYSEDEIPLNERPEIDRWILSELHSLIKTVDEAYADYEPTKATRAISDYVQENLSNWYVRLCRRRFWKGTYEKDKISAYQTLYTCLETVAKLSAPVAPFFMDRLYKDLTNTTHTESFESVHLAEFPVYNEAIVDKDLESKMEKAQTISSLVLSIRQKEKIKVRQPLQKVMIPVLDENQKHEIEAVADLIMSEVNVKEIELLDDASGILVKQIKPNFKVLGPKFGKDMKKIAQAVGQLNQDDIQKIEQNGEISLDIDDKIITLQLQDVEIASQDIEGWLVASSGPITVALDVTINEDLREEGIARELVNRIQNIRKDSGFEVTDRIDVKILKDGFVEKAVFNNLDYIKTETLTAELVFEEKLDEGTEVSFDEVTTKLFIEKH from the coding sequence ATGAAGTTTGCGGAATATAAAGGATTGGATTTGCCAAAAGTAGCTGAGGATATACTCGATTACTGGAAACAAAACCAAATATTTGAGAAAAGTGTTTCCTCTAGAGAGGGTAAACCTAGTTATGTATTTTACGAGGGTCCGCCATCGGCAAACGGTATGCCTGGTATTCACCACGTAATGGCGCGAACCATTAAGGATATTTTTCCTAGGTATAAGACCATGAAGGGTTTTCAGGTAAAACGAAAAGCCGGATGGGATACCCATGGACTACCAATTGAGTTGGGTGTTGAGAAAGAACTAGGTATCACCAAAGAGGATATTGGAAAAAAAATCTCTGTAGAAGAATATAATGCAGCTTGTAAAAAAGCGGTCATGCGCTATACTGATGTATGGAACCGTATGACGGAGCAAGTAGGGTATTGGGTAGATATGAAAGACCCGTACATTACTTACAAGCCAAAATACATGGAATCCGTTTGGTGGCTATTAAAAGAGATATATGACAAGGGTCTTATTTATAAGGGCTATACAATTCAGCCTTACTCGCCAAAAGCAGGTACAGGTCTAAGTTCGCATGAATTAAACCAACCAGGAACGTATCAAGATGTTACGGATACTACCGTGGTTGCTCAATTTAAAGCTATAGAAGAATCATTACCAGATTTTCTTCAGAACGAAGGTGATGTTTATTTCTTAGCTTGGACAACTACACCGTGGACGCTTCCTTCCAACACGGCATTGACCGTTGGTCCAAATATTGATTATGTTTTGGTAGAAACGTACAACCAGTACACATTTAAACCTATGAACGTGGTACTTGCCAAGAACTTGGTGGGTAAACAGTTTTCTGGAAAGTTTAAGCAAGTTGAGACTAAACCAGAATTATTAGAATATACATCTGGAGACAAAAAAATACCTTTCTATGTCGTAAAAGAATTTGTTGGTAAAGATTTGGTCGGTATAAAATATGAGCAATTATTAGAATATGCTCTCCCTTACCAAAATCCTGAAAATGCATTTCGTGTAATTTCAGGAGATTTTGTTACTATAGATGACGGTACCGGTATTGTACACACAGCGCCTACTTTTGGTGCGGATGATGCCTTGGTGGCTAAACAGGCATCCCCAGAAATACCACCGTTATTAGTACTTGACGAAAATAATAATCCGGTTCCTTTGGTCGACCTACAAGGTAGATTTCGTCCTGAAATGAAAGAGTTTGGCGGTAAATACGTCAAAAACGAATATTATGAAACAGGTGAAGAACCAGAAAGATCAATAGACGTTGAGCTTGCTATAAAATTAAAAGAAGAGAACAAGGCTTTTAAAGTAGAGAAGTATGTTCACAGTTATCCTAACTGTTGGCGTACGGACAAGCCTATTTTATACTACCCGTTAGATTCATGGTTCATTAAGATCAGCGATGTTAAAGACCGCATGTTCGAATTGAACAAGACAATTAACTGGAAGCCAAAATCAACTGGCGAAGGCCGTTTTGGTAACTGGTTGGCTAATGCTAATGACTGGAACCTTTCTAGATCAAGGTATTGGGGCATTCCGCTTCCTATTTGGAGAACGGAAGACGGTAAAGAAGAAATAATGATTGGGTCAGTAGCTGAGTTGAAGTCAGAAATGGCTAAAGCAGTTGCTGCGGGAGTCCTGGAAAAAGATATTTTTGATGATTTTATCGTCGGTGATCTTTCCGAAGAAAATTACGATAAAATAGACCTTCACAAGAATATTGTGGATGGTGTTATTTTGGTTTCAGCATCAGGTAAGCCCATGAAACGCGAAAGCGATCTTATTGATGTGTGGTTTGATAGTGGTTCCATGCCGTATGCGCAATGGCACTACCCATTCGAAAATAAAGAACTCATTGATGAGGGTAAGACGTTTCCTGCAGATTTTATCGCAGAAGGAGTAGATCAAACCAGAGGTTGGTTCTATACGCTACATGCTATTGGTACTATGGTTTTTGATTCCGTAGCCTATAAAAATGTAGTGTCTAACGGCCTTGTATTGGATAAAGAAGGTAAGAAGATGTCTAAGCGTCTTGGGAATGCGGTAGATCCTTTTGACACCATGAACGAGCACGGAGCAGATGCTACGCGCTGGTACATGATTTCTAATGCCAATCCTTGGGATAATTTAAAATTTGACACAGAAGGAATAGTTGAGGTAAAACGAAAATTCTTCGGGACACTTTATAATACCTATTCTTTTTTCTGTCTGTATGCCAATATAGATGCTTTTGATTATTCGGAGGATGAAATTCCGTTGAACGAAAGACCAGAAATAGACCGATGGATTTTATCGGAACTTCATTCGTTGATTAAAACGGTTGATGAAGCTTATGCCGATTATGAGCCTACTAAGGCAACACGTGCTATTTCAGATTACGTTCAGGAGAATTTAAGTAACTGGTATGTGCGCTTGTGTAGAAGGCGTTTCTGGAAAGGTACGTATGAGAAAGATAAAATCTCTGCCTATCAAACACTATATACCTGTCTTGAGACGGTGGCTAAATTGTCGGCACCCGTTGCTCCGTTCTTTATGGATAGACTTTATAAAGATTTAACAAATACGACTCATACAGAGTCTTTTGAAAGTGTACATTTGGCGGAATTTCCGGTATATAATGAGGCAATTGTAGATAAGGACCTGGAAAGTAAGATGGAGAAAGCGCAGACTATTTCGTCTTTGGTGCTTTCTATCCGTCAGAAAGAAAAAATAAAAGTGCGTCAGCCTTTACAAAAGGTAATGATACCTGTTTTGGATGAAAATCAGAAGCATGAGATAGAAGCTGTTGCTGATCTTATTATGTCTGAGGTTAATGTTAAGGAAATAGAATTACTGGACGATGCATCTGGTATTTTGGTGAAGCAGATTAAGCCTAATTTTAAGGTTTTGGGCCCTAAATTTGGGAAGGATATGAAGAAAATTGCCCAAGCAGTTGGTCAGTTGAATCAAGATGATATCCAAAAAATTGAGCAGAACGGCGAAATTTCACTTGATATTGACGATAAAATTATTACATTACAATTGCAAGATGTAGAGATAGCCTCTCAAGATATTGAAGGTTGGTTGGTGGCTAGTTCAGGACCTATTACTGTAGCTTTGGACGTAACAATCAACGAAGATTTAAGAGAAGAAGGTATTGCTAGGGAGCTTGTAAATAGAATTCAGAACATAAGAAAAGATTCTGGATTTGAAGTGACCGATAGAATTGACGTGAAAATTCTTAAAGACGGTTTTGTGGAAAAAGCGGTATTTAATAATTTAGATTATATTAAGACTGAAACACTGACCGCCGAACTTGTTTTTGAGGAAAAATTGGATGAAGGAACGGAGGTTTCTTTTGATGAAGTAACAACTAAATTATTTATTGAAAAACATTAA
- a CDS encoding 5-formyltetrahydrofolate cyclo-ligase yields MLKKDLRSLYINRRYAIDEESLTDSSLSIANELLRLPVWSHDYYHIFLPISENKEIDTTFILSILQGKDKNVVLPKVGDNTTLQHFLLTDSTRLKKNKWNIPEPVDGIEVPTNKIDVIFIPLLAFDKNGNRVGYGKGFYDTFLAECRDDVIKIGLSLFPVEEDLITDIYENDVPLDYCVTPSETYSF; encoded by the coding sequence ATGCTTAAAAAAGATTTAAGATCACTATACATAAACCGTAGATATGCAATAGATGAAGAGTCGCTAACAGACTCTAGTTTAAGTATTGCAAACGAACTACTCAGATTGCCGGTATGGTCACATGACTATTATCACATTTTCTTACCGATTTCGGAAAATAAAGAAATTGACACTACATTTATCTTGTCCATACTTCAAGGAAAGGATAAAAATGTAGTCTTACCTAAGGTAGGAGACAATACCACACTACAGCATTTCTTGCTCACTGATTCTACACGTTTAAAAAAAAACAAGTGGAACATACCTGAACCAGTTGATGGCATAGAAGTTCCCACTAATAAAATTGATGTTATTTTTATACCGCTACTTGCCTTTGATAAAAATGGAAATCGTGTGGGATATGGAAAAGGATTCTACGATACATTTTTAGCAGAATGCAGAGATGATGTCATTAAAATAGGATTATCCCTCTTTCCAGTAGAAGAAGACCTCATTACGGATATCTACGAGAATGATGTTCCTTTAGATTACTGTGTGACCCCTTCTGAAACCTACTCTTTTTGA
- the hppD gene encoding 4-hydroxyphenylpyruvate dioxygenase — protein MSTLDNTSLHLPKENLEAEDFLPLLGTDYIELYVGNAKQAAHYYMSAWGFQPLAYAGLETGLKDRVSYVLQQDKIKLVLTSPLNSGGEINKHIDAHGDGVKAIALWVDDASKSYVETTKRGAESYLEPKTVKDGSGEVVLSGIHTYGETVHIFVERKNYKGVFMPGYRAWNPYYKPTDVGLKFVDHIVGNVGWNEMNKWCEFYAKVMGFAQLVSFDDKDISTEYTALMSKVMSNGNGRIKFPINEPADGRKKSQIEEYIDFYNGSGVQHMALATDNIIETVTALRERGIEFLTVPPSYYEDVLDRVGEIDEDLEPLSELGILIDRDEEGYLLQIFTKPILDRPTMFIEIIQRKGAKSFGKGNFKALFEAIEREQESRGTL, from the coding sequence ATGTCAACTTTAGATAATACCTCATTGCATTTACCCAAAGAGAACCTAGAAGCAGAAGATTTTCTTCCTTTGTTGGGTACAGATTATATAGAACTTTACGTAGGTAACGCCAAGCAGGCGGCCCATTATTACATGTCCGCTTGGGGATTTCAGCCATTGGCTTATGCAGGCCTTGAAACGGGTTTAAAAGACAGGGTGTCCTACGTGCTTCAACAAGATAAGATTAAATTGGTTCTAACCTCTCCTTTAAATTCTGGGGGTGAAATCAATAAACATATAGATGCCCACGGAGATGGGGTAAAAGCCATTGCTTTGTGGGTAGATGATGCTTCTAAGAGTTATGTTGAAACAACAAAAAGAGGAGCCGAAAGTTATTTGGAGCCTAAAACCGTTAAAGATGGGAGTGGTGAAGTTGTACTTTCGGGTATTCACACATATGGAGAAACCGTTCATATTTTTGTAGAAAGAAAAAATTACAAAGGTGTGTTCATGCCAGGTTATAGAGCATGGAACCCTTATTATAAACCTACGGATGTTGGTCTAAAGTTTGTAGATCACATTGTAGGTAATGTGGGATGGAACGAAATGAATAAATGGTGTGAGTTCTATGCTAAGGTTATGGGTTTTGCTCAGTTAGTGTCTTTTGATGATAAAGATATTTCTACAGAATATACCGCCCTCATGAGTAAAGTGATGAGTAATGGTAATGGCCGAATAAAATTTCCGATAAACGAACCTGCAGACGGCAGAAAAAAATCGCAAATAGAAGAATATATAGATTTCTATAATGGGTCTGGAGTACAACATATGGCTCTTGCTACTGATAATATAATTGAAACGGTAACAGCCTTAAGAGAAAGAGGTATTGAATTTTTAACCGTACCTCCTAGTTATTATGAGGATGTATTGGACCGCGTAGGTGAAATAGATGAAGACTTGGAGCCTCTTAGTGAATTAGGAATTCTCATTGACAGGGACGAAGAGGGGTACTTACTTCAAATATTTACTAAACCTATTTTAGATCGCCCAACGATGTTTATAGAAATCATTCAGAGAAAAGGAGCCAAATCTTTTGGAAAAGGAAACTTTAAGGCACTTTTTGAGGCAATAGAAAGAGAACAAGAATCAAGAGGTACGTTATAA
- a CDS encoding DUF4097 family beta strand repeat-containing protein: MKSFLVFFFFVNLLTAQKVVKKTLINDAVTAINIDVNNCYKLVLETSESHEMSVEAIIDGEYKKDLILSVKEEGSSIMISSGFQPNFHNPNDKLSAHKVVSISLKVMLPRHKYVTVFGTSCNITAEGDYKGLDVSLSDGSCELFNVSKKVKVHTQSGGIFVHAINADINAVSKYGKITKEYLPEGDAKYTLTSVTGNIRINKTD, encoded by the coding sequence ATGAAGAGTTTCCTTGTTTTCTTTTTCTTCGTCAATCTCTTGACTGCGCAAAAGGTGGTGAAAAAAACACTGATCAATGATGCGGTTACGGCAATTAATATTGACGTAAACAACTGTTACAAGTTAGTTTTAGAAACGTCGGAGAGTCATGAAATGTCTGTTGAGGCAATTATTGATGGTGAATATAAAAAAGACCTTATATTGTCGGTAAAAGAGGAAGGTAGCTCTATAATGATAAGTAGTGGATTTCAGCCCAATTTTCATAATCCTAATGACAAGCTTAGTGCTCATAAAGTAGTCTCAATTTCATTAAAGGTTATGTTGCCTCGCCATAAATATGTTACCGTCTTCGGTACAAGTTGTAATATAACTGCAGAAGGAGATTATAAAGGGCTGGATGTTTCGTTAAGCGACGGTAGTTGTGAGCTTTTTAATGTATCTAAAAAGGTAAAAGTTCATACGCAAAGCGGAGGTATTTTTGTACATGCTATAAATGCAGATATAAATGCTGTTAGTAAATACGGTAAAATAACCAAAGAATACCTTCCAGAAGGGGATGCTAAGTATACGCTGACTTCCGTAACGGGAAATATCAGAATAAATAAAACCGATTAA